The Pseudomonas parafulva genome includes a window with the following:
- a CDS encoding hybrid sensor histidine kinase/response regulator, whose amino-acid sequence MTPEQMRDASLLELFSLEAEAQTQVLSAGLLALERNPTQADQLEACMRAAHSLKGAARIVGVDAGVSVAHVMEDCLVAAQEGRLRLSAEHIDALLQGTDLLMRIATPSDTAAQDDVPGFLVLMAAVLEPGRQGAAPAAPAQARPPMAPPPVASQTPTAPPAPASEPPADAEPAPRRKAGKRTVEGGERVLRVTADRLNSLLDLSSKSLVETQRLKPYLATLQRLKRMHGQGMQALDGLRLQLEDSGQGSEVLEALAQTQRLLAETQQILRQQAADLDEFGWQASQRAQLLYDTALACRMRPFADVLAGQSRMVRDLGRALGKPVRLVIEGEKTQVDRDVLEKLEAPLTHLLRNAVDHGIELPDRRLLAGKPEEGLIRLRVSHHAGMLSLELMDDGAGVDLDRLRASIVERALSPAETVARMSDDELLTFLFLPGFSLRDTVTEVSGRGVGLDAVQHMIRELRGAIELTQTPGLGCRFHLQVPQTLSVVRSLVVEVGGEAYAFPLAHIEHTLAVDANDIVQIEGRQHFWHDGQHIGLVAASQLLHRPAGQTDQDSLRVVVIRERERLYGVAVERLIGERVLVVMPLDPRLGKVQDISSGALLDDGSVVLIVDVEDILRSVDKLLSTGTLERVERGGAGVSGLARKRVLVVDDSLTVRELQRKLLGNRGYDVAVAVDGMDGWNALRGDDFDLLITDIDMPRMDGIELVTLVRRDQRLQSLPVMVVSYKDREEDRRRGLDAGADYYLAKASFHDDALLDAVVELIGGAHG is encoded by the coding sequence ATGACCCCTGAGCAAATGCGCGACGCCTCGTTGCTCGAACTGTTCAGCCTTGAAGCCGAGGCCCAGACGCAGGTACTCAGCGCCGGGCTTCTGGCCCTGGAGCGCAACCCTACCCAGGCCGACCAGCTGGAAGCCTGCATGCGCGCAGCCCATTCCCTTAAAGGGGCTGCACGCATCGTTGGCGTGGATGCCGGTGTCAGCGTTGCGCACGTGATGGAGGACTGCCTGGTGGCGGCCCAGGAAGGCCGCCTGCGCCTGAGCGCTGAGCACATCGACGCGCTGCTGCAGGGCACCGACCTGTTGATGCGCATTGCAACGCCCAGCGACACAGCCGCCCAGGACGATGTGCCTGGCTTCCTGGTGCTGATGGCCGCCGTATTGGAGCCCGGGAGGCAGGGCGCTGCACCTGCCGCCCCCGCGCAGGCCCGTCCACCGATGGCGCCACCGCCGGTTGCGAGCCAGACACCGACCGCGCCGCCTGCACCGGCGTCTGAGCCGCCCGCCGATGCCGAGCCTGCGCCACGTCGCAAGGCCGGCAAGCGCACGGTCGAAGGGGGCGAGCGGGTACTGCGAGTGACCGCCGACAGGCTCAACAGCCTGCTCGACCTGTCCAGCAAGTCCCTGGTTGAAACCCAGCGTCTCAAACCCTACCTGGCCACCTTGCAGCGCCTCAAGCGCATGCATGGCCAGGGCATGCAGGCGCTCGATGGCCTGCGCCTGCAACTCGAAGACAGTGGCCAGGGTAGCGAGGTACTCGAAGCCTTGGCCCAGACCCAACGCTTGTTGGCCGAGACCCAGCAGATCCTGCGTCAGCAAGCGGCCGATCTGGACGAATTCGGCTGGCAGGCCAGCCAGCGCGCGCAACTGCTCTACGACACCGCCCTGGCCTGCCGCATGCGCCCGTTTGCCGATGTGTTGGCCGGGCAGAGCCGCATGGTGCGCGACCTGGGGCGCGCCTTGGGCAAACCGGTGCGCCTGGTCATCGAAGGCGAGAAAACCCAGGTCGATCGTGACGTGCTGGAAAAGCTCGAGGCTCCGCTGACCCACTTGCTGCGTAACGCGGTCGATCATGGCATCGAACTGCCAGACAGGCGGCTGTTGGCGGGCAAGCCCGAAGAGGGGCTGATCCGCCTGCGCGTCTCGCACCATGCCGGGATGCTGAGCCTTGAGCTGATGGACGACGGTGCCGGTGTGGACCTGGATCGCCTGCGTGCCAGCATTGTCGAGCGTGCCCTGTCTCCAGCCGAAACCGTCGCGCGCATGAGTGACGATGAATTGCTCACGTTCCTCTTCCTGCCAGGCTTCAGCCTGCGGGACACGGTGACCGAAGTGTCCGGGCGGGGTGTAGGGCTTGACGCCGTGCAGCACATGATTCGCGAATTGCGCGGGGCGATCGAACTGACCCAGACGCCCGGGCTGGGGTGCCGCTTCCACCTGCAGGTACCGCAGACCTTGTCGGTCGTGCGCAGCCTGGTCGTGGAAGTCGGCGGGGAAGCCTATGCCTTCCCCCTGGCGCATATCGAACACACCCTGGCGGTGGATGCCAACGACATCGTGCAGATTGAAGGGCGGCAGCATTTCTGGCATGACGGCCAGCACATCGGTCTCGTAGCGGCCAGCCAGTTGCTGCACCGGCCGGCCGGGCAAACCGACCAGGACAGCCTGCGGGTCGTGGTCATCCGCGAGCGCGAGCGCTTGTACGGCGTGGCCGTCGAGCGCCTGATCGGTGAGCGGGTGCTGGTGGTGATGCCGCTCGATCCGCGTCTGGGCAAAGTGCAGGACATTTCTTCAGGGGCGCTGCTGGACGACGGTTCGGTGGTGCTGATCGTCGATGTGGAGGACATTCTGCGCTCGGTCGACAAACTGCTCAGCACCGGCACGCTCGAGCGCGTCGAGCGCGGCGGTGCCGGCGTCTCTGGTCTGGCGCGCAAACGCGTACTGGTCGTCGACGACTCGCTGACGGTGCGCGAGCTGCAGCGCAAGCTGCTGGGCAATCGCGGCTACGACGTCGCAGTGGCGGTCGATGGCATGGATGGCTGGAATGCCCTGCGCGGCGACGATTTCGACTTGCTGATCACCGACATCGACATGCCGCGCATGGACGGCATTGAATTGGTCACCCTGGTGCGCCGTGACCAGCGCCTGCAATCGCTGCCTGTCATGGTGGTTTCCTACAAGGATCGGGAGGAAGACCGACGGCGTGGCCTGGATGCCGGGGCCGACTACTATTTGGCTAAAGCCAGTTTCCACGACGATGCGTTGCTCGATGCTGTAGTCGAACTGATCGGAGGTGCTCACGGATGA
- the recJ gene encoding single-stranded-DNA-specific exonuclease RecJ: protein MRIEPRPLPPTLPFLGNLPPLLTRLYAARGVQSEAELDKSLARLLPYQQLKGIDAGVDLLLQAIDQGQRILIVGDFDADGATASTVGVLGLRLLGAAHVDYLVPNRFEYGYGLTPEIVEVALQRQPQLLVTVDNGISSVDGVAAAKAAGLKVLVTDHHLPGEALPDADAIINPNQPGCPFPSKSLAGVGVIFYVLMALRARLRSLGRYDTQPQPNIGELLDLVALGSVADVVPLDANNRILVHQGLERIRAGRARPGLKAILEVAKRDHRRITSTDLGFILGPRLNAAGRLDDMSLGIECLLCEDPALALDMAQQLDGLNQDRKSIEQGMQREALAQLRDLPVESMPYGLCLFDAEWHQGVIGILASRLKERYHRPTIAFADAGDGMLKGSARSVPGFHIRDALDAVAARHPQLISKFGGHAMAAGLSLPEANYPAFAEAFDQEVRRQLCEDDLTGRLLSDGSLAVEEFHLDLAKALRQAGPWGQHFPEPLFHGVFQLVEQRVVGERHLKVVLKSECGTVRLDGIAFGIDREVWPNPTVRWVELAYKLDVNEFRGNESVQLMIAHMEPR, encoded by the coding sequence ATGCGTATCGAACCCCGCCCGCTGCCCCCGACCCTGCCGTTTCTTGGCAACCTGCCACCCTTGCTGACTCGCCTGTACGCCGCCCGTGGCGTGCAAAGCGAGGCCGAACTGGACAAAAGCCTGGCGCGCCTGCTGCCCTACCAGCAGCTCAAAGGCATCGACGCGGGCGTCGACCTGCTGCTGCAGGCCATCGACCAAGGCCAGCGCATTCTGATCGTCGGTGACTTCGATGCCGATGGCGCCACGGCCAGTACCGTCGGCGTGCTGGGTTTGCGCCTGCTCGGTGCGGCCCACGTGGACTACCTGGTGCCCAACCGCTTCGAGTACGGATACGGCCTCACGCCGGAAATCGTCGAAGTGGCATTGCAGCGCCAACCACAGCTGCTGGTCACGGTAGACAACGGGATCTCCAGCGTCGACGGCGTCGCGGCGGCGAAGGCGGCTGGCCTCAAGGTGCTGGTGACCGACCACCACCTGCCCGGCGAGGCGCTGCCGGACGCCGATGCCATCATCAACCCCAACCAGCCAGGCTGCCCGTTTCCGAGCAAGTCGCTGGCAGGGGTCGGGGTGATTTTCTACGTCCTCATGGCCCTGCGCGCGCGCTTGCGCAGCCTGGGCCGCTACGACACCCAGCCGCAGCCGAACATTGGCGAACTGCTGGACCTGGTTGCCCTGGGCAGTGTTGCCGACGTGGTGCCGCTGGACGCCAACAATCGCATCCTGGTGCATCAGGGTCTGGAGCGCATTCGTGCCGGACGCGCCCGGCCTGGCCTCAAGGCGATTCTGGAGGTGGCCAAGCGCGACCACCGGCGCATCACCTCCACCGACCTGGGTTTCATTCTGGGCCCGCGGTTGAACGCCGCAGGGCGCCTGGACGACATGAGCCTGGGTATCGAGTGCCTGCTCTGCGAGGATCCTGCCCTGGCGTTGGACATGGCCCAGCAATTGGACGGCCTGAACCAGGACCGCAAGTCTATCGAGCAGGGCATGCAGCGCGAGGCGCTGGCCCAGTTGCGGGACTTGCCGGTCGAGTCGATGCCCTATGGGCTGTGCCTGTTCGATGCAGAGTGGCACCAGGGCGTCATTGGCATCCTCGCCTCTCGCCTCAAGGAACGCTATCACCGCCCGACCATCGCCTTCGCCGATGCCGGCGACGGCATGCTCAAGGGCTCTGCGCGCTCAGTGCCGGGGTTTCACATCCGCGATGCGCTCGATGCGGTGGCCGCGCGCCATCCACAGCTAATCAGCAAGTTCGGTGGCCATGCCATGGCGGCAGGGCTGTCCTTGCCCGAAGCCAACTACCCCGCGTTCGCCGAGGCTTTCGACCAGGAGGTGCGCCGCCAGCTGTGCGAGGACGACCTCACCGGGCGGCTGCTGTCCGATGGTAGCCTGGCGGTGGAAGAATTCCACCTGGACCTGGCCAAGGCGCTGCGCCAAGCCGGGCCTTGGGGGCAGCATTTTCCGGAGCCGCTGTTCCACGGCGTGTTCCAGCTGGTCGAACAACGCGTGGTGGGTGAGCGTCATTTGAAAGTCGTGCTCAAGAGTGAGTGCGGCACGGTGCGCCTGGACGGCATCGCCTTCGGTATCGACCGCGAGGTTTGGCCCAACCCGACCGTGCGCTGGGTGGAGCTGGCCTACAAGCTGGATGTGAACGAGTTTCGCGGCAATGAAAGCGTGCAACTGATGATCGCCCACATGGAGCCGCGCTGA
- a CDS encoding chemotaxis protein CheW, protein MIDMQPRAVPAGHDNGALYLQFHLGDQRFALSVQEVIKVLPRQPLKPVLQAPHWVAGILAHRGQLVPVVDLAALCIGRPALQRTSTRLVLVRYRSALQLGLILEHATETLRCRADEFKPYGVDNDPAPYLGPVRQDAQGLVQRIEVDQVLPEAVHRVLYPDAQGGTCA, encoded by the coding sequence ATGATCGACATGCAACCGCGCGCCGTGCCGGCAGGCCACGACAACGGCGCGCTGTACCTGCAGTTTCACCTGGGTGACCAGCGTTTTGCCCTGTCCGTGCAGGAGGTAATCAAGGTGCTGCCCCGTCAGCCTCTCAAGCCAGTGCTGCAAGCGCCGCATTGGGTGGCGGGCATTCTTGCCCACCGTGGCCAGTTGGTGCCGGTGGTGGACTTGGCTGCCTTGTGCATAGGGCGGCCGGCGCTGCAACGTACCAGTACCCGCCTGGTGCTGGTGCGCTATCGCAGCGCACTGCAACTGGGCCTGATTCTGGAGCACGCCACCGAAACCCTGCGCTGCCGTGCTGATGAATTCAAACCCTATGGCGTGGACAATGACCCCGCACCTTACCTGGGGCCGGTCCGCCAGGATGCCCAGGGGCTGGTGCAGCGCATCGAGGTCGACCAGGTGCTGCCCGAGGCCGTGCACCGTGTGCTGTACCCTGACGCACAGGGCGGGACCTGCGCATGA
- a CDS encoding chemotaxis protein CheW produces the protein MNDEAVTDLLAETDVRIDDCWNRIGVHGNKQCPLLERHVHCRNCEVYAAAATRLLDRYALVQDTDAQPDLEAVEQACTGRSMLLFRLGEEWLALPTACLTEIAPLQAVHSLPHQRSRVLLGVANVRGALVPCLSLQELLGTPGGATEQRNNRGLPRMLILAAEGGPVVMAVEEIDGIHRLDRPTDLAHDAMRFTAAVLQWRGRSVRVLDEQQLLSAVQRSLP, from the coding sequence ATGAACGATGAGGCTGTGACCGACCTGCTCGCCGAAACCGATGTGCGCATCGATGACTGCTGGAATCGCATCGGCGTGCATGGCAACAAGCAATGCCCGCTGCTTGAGCGTCATGTCCATTGTCGCAACTGCGAGGTGTACGCCGCCGCGGCCACGCGTCTGCTGGACCGCTACGCACTGGTGCAGGACACCGACGCACAGCCGGACCTGGAAGCGGTCGAGCAGGCCTGTACAGGGCGCTCGATGCTGTTGTTCCGCCTGGGGGAGGAGTGGCTGGCGTTGCCTACGGCATGCCTGACCGAAATCGCGCCCTTGCAGGCCGTGCATTCGCTACCCCATCAGCGCTCGCGCGTGCTGTTGGGCGTTGCCAATGTGCGGGGTGCCCTGGTGCCGTGCCTGTCGTTGCAGGAGCTGCTGGGTACCCCTGGCGGTGCGACTGAACAGCGCAACAATCGGGGCTTGCCACGCATGCTGATCCTGGCAGCCGAGGGTGGCCCGGTGGTCATGGCCGTCGAGGAAATCGATGGTATCCACCGGCTTGATCGGCCCACGGACCTTGCTCACGACGCCATGCGCTTCACGGCAGCGGTGCTGCAATGGCGCGGGCGCAGCGTGCGTGTGCTGGATGAGCAACAGCTGTTGTCTGCCGTACAGCGGAGCCTGCCATGA
- a CDS encoding NADH:flavin oxidoreductase/NADH oxidase — protein sequence MSMLLEPYTLRQLTLPNRIAVSPMCQYSSVDGLANDWHLVHLGSRAVGGAGLVVTEAVAVTADGRITAEDLGLWDDAQIAPLQRITRFITAQGSIPGIQLAHAGRKASTYRPWLGKHGSVTLEEGGWQPVGPSKIAFDPEHTVPSELTYAQIQEVVQAFVASAKRALEAGFKVVEVHAAHGYLLHQFLSPLSNQRQDEYGSCFDNRIRLTLQVVEAVRAVWPAELPLFVRVSATDWVEDGWNPDETVELARRLRMLGVDLIDVSSGGTSSNAEIPTGPGYQTRFAERVRKESEMATGTVGMITEPAQAEHILRTGQADLIFLARELLRDPYWPLHADDDLGGHQATWPAQYQRATSRSSPIHESDLRD from the coding sequence ATGAGCATGCTGCTCGAGCCTTACACCCTGCGTCAGCTGACCCTGCCGAACCGCATCGCCGTATCACCGATGTGCCAGTATTCCTCGGTCGATGGCCTGGCCAACGACTGGCACCTCGTGCATCTGGGCAGCCGTGCCGTCGGCGGGGCGGGCCTGGTCGTCACCGAGGCCGTGGCAGTCACGGCCGACGGTCGTATCACCGCTGAAGACCTTGGCCTGTGGGACGACGCGCAGATCGCCCCCTTGCAGCGCATCACCCGTTTCATCACCGCCCAAGGGTCAATCCCGGGTATCCAGCTCGCCCATGCCGGGCGCAAGGCCAGTACCTACCGCCCGTGGCTGGGCAAGCATGGCAGCGTCACGTTGGAGGAGGGCGGCTGGCAGCCGGTGGGGCCGTCGAAGATCGCGTTCGATCCTGAGCACACCGTGCCCAGTGAGCTGACCTATGCGCAGATCCAGGAAGTAGTGCAGGCCTTTGTCGCCTCGGCCAAGCGCGCGCTGGAGGCGGGTTTCAAAGTGGTCGAAGTGCACGCGGCCCACGGTTACCTGCTGCACCAGTTCCTGTCGCCGCTTAGCAATCAGCGTCAGGATGAATACGGCAGCTGTTTCGACAACCGCATCCGCCTGACCTTGCAGGTGGTCGAAGCGGTTCGTGCGGTCTGGCCGGCCGAGTTGCCATTGTTCGTGCGGGTGTCGGCCACCGACTGGGTCGAAGATGGTTGGAACCCGGACGAAACCGTCGAGCTGGCCCGACGCCTGCGTATGCTTGGGGTGGACCTGATCGATGTGTCTTCGGGCGGCACGTCCAGCAATGCCGAGATCCCGACCGGCCCTGGCTACCAGACCCGCTTTGCCGAGCGCGTGCGCAAGGAGTCGGAAATGGCCACGGGCACCGTGGGCATGATCACCGAGCCGGCCCAGGCCGAGCACATTCTGCGCACAGGCCAGGCCGACCTGATTTTCCTGGCCCGGGAGCTGCTGCGCGACCCGTACTGGCCGCTGCATGCAGACGACGACCTGGGCGGCCACCAGGCCACCTGGCCGGCGCAATATCAGCGGGCCACCAGCCGGTCGAGCCCCATTCACGAATCGGACCTGCGCGACTAA
- a CDS encoding YaeQ family protein: protein MAQPSTTYKFELNLTDLDRNVYENVKQTIARHPSETEERMAVRLLAYALWYNENLTFGRGLSDVDEPALWEKSLDDRVLHWIEVGQPDADRLTWCSRRTERTSLLAYGSLRVWEGKVVSAVKNLKNLSIAAVPQEVLETLATDMPRSIKWDVMISEGTVFVTDDRGQHEVQLQWLLGERG, encoded by the coding sequence ATGGCCCAGCCGTCCACCACCTACAAATTCGAACTGAACCTGACCGACCTCGACCGCAATGTGTACGAGAACGTCAAGCAGACCATCGCGCGGCACCCTTCGGAAACCGAGGAGCGTATGGCGGTTCGTCTGTTGGCCTATGCGCTGTGGTACAACGAAAACCTGACATTCGGTCGGGGCCTGTCGGACGTCGATGAGCCGGCGCTGTGGGAAAAAAGCCTGGACGACCGTGTGCTGCATTGGATCGAAGTAGGCCAGCCAGATGCCGATCGCCTGACCTGGTGCTCGCGCCGTACCGAACGCACCAGCCTGCTGGCCTACGGTAGCCTGCGGGTGTGGGAAGGCAAGGTGGTGAGCGCGGTGAAGAACCTCAAGAACCTCAGCATCGCGGCCGTGCCCCAGGAGGTGCTCGAAACCCTGGCCACCGACATGCCCCGCAGCATCAAATGGGATGTGATGATCAGCGAAGGCACGGTGTTCGTGACCGATGACCGTGGCCAGCACGAAGTGCAATTGCAGTGGCTGCTGGGGGAGCGCGGCTGA
- a CDS encoding CheR family methyltransferase, which yields MNERHFFHFLRERIGLDVESVGASMVERALRQRSAALGASGLDDYWLRLQQSPAEQQALIEAVIVPETWFFRYRESFTALASLAHKRLAELAAARPLRLLSLPCSTGEEPYSLAMALLDAGIAPASFLIDGMDISPASVAKASQGLYGRNAFRGDDLGFRERYFDAIDEGHRVHDRVRQQVTLHVGNVLDPALASREGLYDFVFCRNLLIYFDVPTQQRVFETLKRLLHPQGVLFIGPAEGSLLARLGMRPVGIAQSFAYVRQDDMAQQRPAPAVPIQREPIKPLTGYRPTNVPLPRMRGSLGPVPDRQAVEATGLGARELLASIAEHANAGNSQQARDACQRYLRQYPPSAQVYYWLGLLSDTEGDLQQAQVHYRKALYLEPQHPEALVHLAALLQAQGDQAGAQRLQSRAMRAGREADR from the coding sequence ATGAACGAGCGGCATTTCTTTCATTTTCTGCGTGAGCGCATAGGTTTGGACGTCGAGTCGGTGGGCGCATCGATGGTCGAGCGTGCCCTGCGTCAGCGCAGCGCGGCGCTGGGTGCCAGCGGTCTGGACGACTACTGGCTGCGCCTGCAGCAATCGCCGGCCGAGCAACAGGCGCTGATCGAAGCGGTCATCGTGCCGGAGACATGGTTCTTCCGCTACCGCGAGTCCTTCACTGCCCTGGCAAGCCTTGCGCACAAACGCCTGGCCGAATTGGCCGCCGCTCGCCCTCTGCGCTTGCTCAGCCTGCCTTGTTCGACAGGGGAAGAGCCCTATTCGCTGGCGATGGCGCTGCTCGATGCCGGCATCGCCCCGGCATCCTTCCTGATCGACGGTATGGACATCAGCCCTGCCTCTGTGGCCAAGGCCAGCCAGGGTCTTTACGGGCGCAACGCGTTTCGTGGCGACGACCTGGGTTTTCGCGAACGGTACTTCGATGCCATCGACGAGGGCCATCGTGTGCATGACCGTGTGCGCCAGCAAGTGACCCTGCACGTCGGCAATGTCCTTGATCCGGCATTGGCCAGCCGGGAGGGCCTCTACGACTTCGTGTTCTGCCGCAACCTGCTGATTTATTTCGATGTACCCACCCAGCAACGGGTGTTCGAAACCCTCAAGCGCCTGCTTCACCCCCAAGGCGTGCTGTTCATCGGGCCCGCCGAAGGCAGCCTGCTGGCTCGCCTTGGTATGCGTCCGGTGGGCATTGCCCAGTCTTTTGCCTATGTGCGCCAAGACGATATGGCTCAGCAACGACCGGCGCCGGCCGTGCCGATTCAACGCGAACCCATCAAGCCGTTGACCGGCTACCGGCCGACCAATGTCCCCCTGCCACGCATGCGCGGGTCTCTTGGGCCTGTGCCTGACCGGCAGGCCGTCGAAGCTACCGGGCTCGGTGCCCGCGAATTGCTGGCAAGCATTGCCGAGCATGCCAATGCCGGCAACAGCCAGCAGGCGCGTGATGCCTGCCAGCGTTACCTGCGCCAGTACCCCCCGTCGGCCCAGGTGTACTATTGGTTGGGTCTGCTCAGCGACACCGAAGGTGATTTACAACAAGCGCAGGTTCACTACCGCAAGGCGCTGTACCTTGAGCCGCAGCACCCCGAAGCGCTCGTTCACCTGGCCGCGCTCTTGCAGGCCCAGGGTGACCAGGCCGGGGCCCAGCGTCTGCAAAGCCGTGCCATGCGTGCGGGTCGGGAGGCCGACCGATGA
- a CDS encoding methyl-accepting chemotaxis protein, whose translation MKNWTLRQRILASFAVIIAIMLLMIVAAYSRLVTIESAEQEVGADSIPGVYYSSMIRSAWVDSYVTSQQLVGLSDRREISSADIELFKSFEDRLKQHMASYQTTIRDGEDQARFDAFVKLEQAYMQNVNQVLDAYRERNYAEAQRLIAQVLTPTWVEGRKHLNEVIEQNRLAADAATREIVSAVNTAKGSMVVSLLLAIVAAGICGLLLLRAITSPMSLIVTALDRLRSGDLSMRLNLDRQDEFGAVQGGFNEMAEALANLVAQAQRSSVQVTTSVTEIAATSKQQQATATETAATTTEIGATSREIAATSRDLVRTMTEVTSAADQASSLAGSGQQGLARMEETMHQVMGAADLVNAKLGILNEKASNITQMVVTIVKVADQTNLLSLNAAIEAEKAGEYGRGFAVVATEVRRLADQTAVATYDIEQMVREIQSAVSAGVMGMDKFSEEVRRGMFEVQQVGEQLSQIIHQVQALAPRVLMVNEGMQAQATGAEQINQALAQLSDASTQTVESLRQASFAIDELSQVAAGLRGGVSRFKV comes from the coding sequence GTGAAGAACTGGACGTTGCGCCAACGGATCCTGGCAAGTTTCGCCGTGATCATCGCCATCATGCTGCTGATGATCGTGGCGGCCTATTCACGCCTGGTGACCATCGAATCTGCCGAGCAGGAAGTTGGGGCCGACAGCATTCCGGGGGTCTACTACAGCTCGATGATCCGCAGCGCATGGGTGGACAGTTACGTCACCAGCCAGCAGTTGGTCGGGCTTTCTGACCGGCGCGAGATCAGCTCAGCCGACATCGAACTCTTCAAGAGTTTCGAAGACCGGCTCAAGCAACACATGGCCAGTTACCAGACCACCATTCGCGATGGCGAGGACCAGGCCCGCTTCGACGCCTTCGTGAAGCTCGAACAAGCCTACATGCAGAACGTCAATCAGGTGCTCGATGCGTATCGAGAACGCAATTATGCCGAAGCCCAGCGCTTGATCGCCCAAGTGCTGACCCCCACCTGGGTCGAAGGGCGCAAGCACCTGAACGAGGTGATCGAACAGAATCGCTTGGCCGCCGACGCCGCCACCCGGGAAATCGTCAGCGCGGTGAACACGGCCAAGGGCAGCATGGTCGTGTCGCTGTTGCTGGCCATCGTGGCTGCCGGTATCTGTGGCCTGCTACTGCTGCGCGCCATTACCTCGCCCATGAGCCTCATCGTGACTGCGCTGGACAGGCTTCGCTCGGGTGACCTGAGCATGCGCCTGAACCTGGACCGCCAGGACGAGTTCGGTGCGGTTCAGGGCGGTTTCAATGAAATGGCCGAGGCCCTGGCCAATCTTGTGGCACAGGCGCAGCGCTCGTCGGTGCAGGTCACCACCTCGGTGACAGAAATCGCGGCCACCTCCAAGCAGCAGCAGGCTACCGCCACCGAGACGGCTGCGACCACGACCGAAATCGGTGCCACGTCGCGTGAAATCGCCGCCACGTCCCGCGACCTGGTGCGCACCATGACCGAAGTCACCTCGGCCGCCGATCAGGCGTCGAGCCTGGCCGGCTCCGGCCAGCAGGGGCTGGCGCGCATGGAAGAAACCATGCACCAGGTCATGGGTGCGGCCGACCTGGTCAACGCCAAGCTGGGCATTCTCAACGAGAAGGCCAGCAACATTACCCAGATGGTCGTCACCATCGTCAAGGTGGCCGACCAGACCAACCTGCTGTCGCTCAACGCGGCGATCGAAGCCGAGAAGGCCGGGGAATATGGCCGCGGTTTCGCCGTAGTGGCCACCGAAGTGCGCCGCCTGGCCGACCAGACGGCGGTGGCGACCTATGACATCGAGCAGATGGTGCGTGAGATCCAGTCGGCCGTGTCGGCCGGGGTCATGGGCATGGACAAGTTTTCCGAAGAGGTGCGCCGCGGCATGTTCGAGGTTCAGCAGGTCGGTGAGCAACTGAGCCAGATCATCCATCAGGTCCAGGCACTGGCGCCGCGGGTACTGATGGTCAACGAGGGCATGCAGGCCCAGGCCACCGGTGCCGAGCAGATCAACCAGGCGCTGGCGCAATTGAGCGACGCCAGTACCCAGACTGTGGAGTCGCTGCGCCAGGCCAGTTTTGCCATCGACGAGCTGAGCCAGGTCGCCGCCGGCCTGCGCGGCGGCGTGTCGCGCTTCAAAGTCTGA
- a CDS encoding tellurite resistance TerB family protein produces the protein MNTRGLLDQLLKSGQQLLEKQAGGAKTGTGAGGLGGLLSGAGGGLLGGGALGVLLGSKKARKFGGKALTYGGLAALGVLAYKAYGNWQAQQANQQAPTPEPQTVDRVPAAQVEQHSQAVLRALVAAAKADGHVDERERALIEGEFTRLDGDREVQQWLHAELDKPLDPAEVARAAQTPEIAAEMYLASVMMVDQENYMERAYLDELARQLGLAHGLREELEKQARQG, from the coding sequence ATGAATACCCGGGGTTTGCTTGATCAATTGCTCAAATCCGGCCAGCAGCTGCTAGAGAAGCAGGCGGGCGGGGCCAAGACGGGTACAGGCGCCGGCGGGCTCGGCGGGTTGCTGTCAGGCGCAGGTGGCGGCCTGCTTGGCGGCGGTGCGCTGGGCGTGTTGCTCGGCAGCAAGAAAGCCCGCAAGTTTGGCGGCAAGGCGCTCACCTACGGGGGCCTGGCCGCGCTTGGCGTGCTTGCCTACAAGGCCTATGGCAACTGGCAGGCGCAGCAGGCCAACCAACAGGCCCCTACACCAGAGCCGCAGACGGTGGACCGCGTACCTGCGGCCCAGGTGGAGCAGCACAGCCAGGCGGTGCTGCGCGCACTGGTCGCTGCGGCCAAGGCGGACGGTCATGTGGATGAGCGCGAGCGTGCGCTGATCGAGGGTGAGTTCACCCGCCTGGACGGTGACCGTGAAGTGCAGCAGTGGCTGCATGCGGAGCTCGACAAGCCGCTGGACCCGGCCGAGGTGGCCCGGGCCGCCCAGACGCCGGAAATCGCTGCCGAGATGTACCTGGCCAGCGTGATGATGGTCGACCAGGAAAACTACATGGAGCGTGCTTACCTGGACGAACTGGCGCGCCAGCTGGGGTTGGCCCACGGGTTGCGCGAGGAGCTGGAAAAGCAGGCGCGGCAGGGATAA